The DNA window GATGGACCATTAGTACTAGCAGCTTGTGTCCTCTAGGggacttctttttctttgtaCACTGCACTCTTAATCCTATCAAACTCACAGACATTATCTGTGTCTTCTAAGAATCCAGATCATGATAGAACTAACTGACCTATTTGAACTCTTTAAATAGATAGCATGGATCCAAATAGAAATTGCAggtctgtgttttttcttttttcacagaGCACAATTTCGGGGTGTTTTTGTTGAGTTCGGAAGTTCTGACAATTGTGTTTATCTGAACTAGTTTCAGTTTAAACAACTGAAAACCTAAAAGTGTAACTTCTTTTAATGTATTGTCTGTTTTAATCTGCTACTTCTCTAAACTAAAGGCAGCTGGATGCAGGAGCTTGGGTGCCTGAGGATGACATCGAACAGTGTTATGGGCACTGGTTGATGGGAGAAGGGAATACAACATATCTTGACTCGGCTGATTTCACGTCACAATTTCACAGGAGCTGAAGCAGCTCCTCTTTACTTAAATACAACTCTGACCTGATAAACATTTTAATGGTAAGGTGTATCAATAAAAGGGTCAAACttaactagaagggcactctgAGAGCACAGACCAATACCATGGCCTTGCCCAATCTCATAATGTTATCAAGATGACAAAtaatgagtttatttatttgtgatttgGATTAGATCCAGAGGCTAACAGCAAGTAGCTCAACAGTTGGGCTGTGATCACCCCCTGGTGGATATTTTGAGTTATCTACTGACTGCCTGGGAGCCTACAGACCTATGGTTTGGACTCATCTGCTGCAGCATATATATGAAGAAATAACTAACATTATTTCCAGATTCAGGTATTAGTGTTGCATTGATAGGATTAATCTTACTGTATGAGCTCTGCCTGCTCCTGTTGTTCCACCACTACAGACTACACTGAGCAGCATTTCAAAGAGGACTgtgtattaaaataatatttttagtttatcTGAAGTAGCCTGTAGTAACTTCCTTGTCTCGTCCACAGACAGTACACTGTGTGTCCATCTTTTATACTTTGTGAAATCTCACTCATATCTTATATTTTCAGAGCTTAAAAACAAACTTCAGATAAACTCAAAAAATTAACAACCCTTACTTGATCCaactttttctttacattaccGGCATAACTAAACTCAGGCACATAGAACAGCTGTTGCAGACATTGTGAATGAACATTAATAATGTCCTGTCTGTGTTCTGAAGGTCTTGAATCCTGCATTCCTCCAGCATTCACAccaataataaacacaaaatctgtCTAGATCTGACTAATTGCTAACGAATGAGTAATGAACAAATAATAAAGTGACTGCTTATGAATAAAAAGCAGCTCCTTAATAACAATGTTATATTATTTGACTGCTAGATAGCATCGATCCAGTATTAAGCCACCCAATTAGAGTAAGTTATCATACTGATTTGTCTCTGAGCATGCattataatacaaataaattactatatatatgtgTCCCTTAAACTAAAGTAGAGTCTCATCCCAAACTTGTATGCATTTACTGAAGTTTTACTCAGATATAGTTAATAAATGACACACCGCAGAATTGCATATTGTATATTTCAGTTCAAAAATTTAAATCCATAACGATCAATATTGTACATAACAACTTGTATATTACAAGGAACAATTAATATAATCAACAAGCTCTTGTTTTTCTGCTGGTGTCAATGTATGTGAAGTCAGAAAAGTCATGGCACAATGGACATACTAATGAAAATgagatggcaaaaaaaagatgctatTCTTCTTATAGTCAAGACACAACTGTGCAAATGCGTACAAATGTCATATCAATATAACAGGCGGTCTGAAACACAAGACTTCTGCAGTACTTCACTAAAGGATTAACTCATTGTCTCGTCTAGCTCTGCAAGGCAGTCTCCTCTACTATTGCTCGGTGCACTACTCTGCACCGCTGTTTCCACCACACACTTCTTTATATCCACAAACAGTTGGCAGGGTACAGGCACGCTGGAATTAGAGCCGGCCTCTGGTTCAGGGTTAGGGCGAGGGTCAACATCACAGCATGTGCCAGAGTCTGAGCCAGGACCAGGATCAATGCCCAGACTTAGATCTTGGATAATGTCAAGCTGAGATTCCCCCTCAGAACTGGATGTCTGGTCTGTGTCTGAGCTTTCATCAAGAGATTCCTCTGTCTTTGTATCTGAGTCAGAGGCCTGTCCTTCGTGATACTCATCAGTCTTCAGCCTCCTGCGGCTGATCAACTTCTGCAGCTGTAGCTTGCTGGTAAAGAAGATGCTGCGCCAGCCCACCTCAAGCGCCAGAGATGCCAACTCAGCTGACACTGTGTTGCAGCGTCGCTTTACTGCCTGCTCCCAAAACTCCTCTGACCCACATAGCTGAGGAGCAGAAATGAGTGAAAGTGTAAGcaatattataataaacataaagaTGATTTTGTTGCACTGATATGATAGAAGATAAAAATGTGCAACAGTGAaatcttaattattattattttttgcagcATGCACTCtttgtgtgtctcacctgtctgaacCTGCGTGACGTTCTTCCAAGCTGACCTACATCTTCTAGTTCTAGATAATTTATTATCTTCAGAAGTAGGGAATCAGACAGGTGGTCCAGATAATCATAATGGCCTTGGCACAAAGCCTTGGTGTACTGCAAGATTCGAGGACCGAAAACCATACTGACCTCACCTGGAAAGGAGCCCATTATTTTACCTGTCATCTATATTTCAAACATTCACTTTGTTCTCATATACAATACTCACAAGACACagaatttaaaatgataaatactTAAAGAACTGTAAGATGTATTACTGTACAGGTCTACAGTAGACAGAGGATACAAAAAATATGCCATAAGTAATCTTCCAGGCTTATCAAAGCCGAAGCTTATCAAGCCTTGATGATCAGTACCTACAAACAAGAGCTAGAGAGtaagtattaaaaaataattcatgtaCTGAagcaaaatggacaaaatacatGTCCTCTTTCTAGCATCACTTACAAAGATACGCAAACCAGTAAATATtactttatactgtatataagcCCTTGTTAACTAAAAGGtttcacctgtgcttttcctcctatgaaaagcaaaaacaactgcAGTGAAAAATAGTTTACTCACTGTTTTTGCCTTGCCTACATCGAACTTATGATTGATGAGAAGCAGCAGAATTCAGTCATATGCATTTTTCCCACAGCTGCTATTTTGACTTTTCACAAAAGGAAAAGCACGGGagattataatattattaaagaTCTATTGGTGTTCCAGTAAGCCATGACAGCGTAATAGTTAGCCATCACCATTACTAAAAGTAAATGTAATTTAGCCTTCAATTgcttaatttcattatttacaaATGTGCTTTTACTGCTACAACATTTCAAATCCACATCAATGAGATGTGGCCTATTGCccttttaaaaagttgcatcaAAACCTGTTCATTGTACCTCCTTCCCTCAAGTATGATGGACACAAACGGCAAACCAACCACTTGAGAGGTTAACATGCTAAGACTTTGGTAAGGAGTTcagctctggaaccagttctgAATATGAAGTCCTTACTGTGCAGTGAAGTGTCATCCAAGAAGTCCTGGTGAGACTCCTTCAGCTCCCCAGGCTTGGAGTACCTGTCTACGGCTCTTGGAGATATCTTCCACCATCTCCAGATTGCCTGGAAGTGACCGAATAACTGGTGTTAGATGTTTTACCAATAAGCTATGAAAACGCAAAATTTTCTTCTCgtatgttttcttgtttgtttcacTTTCCTAACCATAATATAGTTATTTAAGTATAATAATAGAAATGTAACCTGTGATAGTCAGACAGTTATAATTCTCATTTTAATGAGGACCAGCaggggaaaaaatgataaaGCTACATACGTTAatactctggagtccacaaaagcaccagcacattacttcttcatgacgtcacgattGCAAGGATTGGCTTAAACTACAatcttgtttttgattgatGGTGACAGtaaaaaagaagatatttaatataaaaaagttttttaaaaatagatgttGTCCTCCTGTTACCTTTTTATATACTATATTTGCAACCAATTTCAACATTTAGAAACTTTAACTCACATGTGATCTATGCACTTTATTCCTATGACTAAAACTAATTTGCACATGTATTCCAGGCACTTTATGTATTTGCACTCAGCAGTTTTTTGTCTCCATGTGAAGTAATCTTTCATatttgacttgatttaaaattcttcattgaggatgaacgtgatatatatatatatatatatatatatatatatatatatataattcttttaatctgattttatattggagggtttttttgtttcttttcggCTCAAAATgttgtcaaagtgaaaaaataacttgatttaaaattcttcattgaggatgaacgtgatatatatatatatatatatatacatatatatatatacatatatatatatatatacatacatatatatatatacatacatatatatatatatatacacatatatatacatatatatatatatatatatatatacatatatatacacacatatatacacatatatatacatatatacatatatatatatatatacacatatatatacatatatatatatacatacatatatatacatacatatatatatatatatatatatatacatacatatatatacatacatatatatacatacatatatatacatatatatatatatatatatatatatatacatacatatatatatatacatatatatatacatacatatatacatatatatatatatatatatatatatatatatatatatatatatatatatataattcttttaatctgattttatattggaggttttttttgtttcttttcggCTCAAAATgttgtcaaagtgaaaaaataactatcaggtcataaaggcgaggttgtcctgaaaaaaatataccaacaccacagcatggtaaacatttgtttaagtggcagaatgaaaagtattcaacaACCGACAAAATATCCCAAAGGGCTAACATTACAACATTGTGGCTAAGCTTCCTCTATTCTGTCAGTTAACTTAACGTTACATTTATTGTCAGCTTATTTGGTTCATTTCAACTACCTATAGTTATTTATATAAAGCCTcgttgaagttttttttctgaattacaAGAGCAAAACCACGTCAAAGTTAATATTAGCTAGCTAACATAAACTGCAGTGTTCGCTTGGCAGGTGAACTACTGTTAATGTAACGTTAGGTATAGGTCATTCAAGCTAGCAACGACGGAAGAAATTATGACTACTAAACAGCAccgtggggttttttttacccaGAGTGATGGCagttcaaaaacataaatacttaCCTCTGACTTGGTGACAGCGAAATGATAAAAGTTATTATTAGGAGGAGGACCGCGCCCAGAAGTTTCAAACAGCAGGTCTGCTAGGAGCGACGCCATCATGTCAAAGTTTCTGTGTTGTCATGGTAACGTCGCCTTGAAGAAGACGGCTTGAGGCCAAAGTAGCGACTTgggtaaaaagttaaaaatgaccttcaaaataaagtcttaccatatcttgcttaagtcacaaaggcatgttcaaaaattgcctaagtcacattttattttgactaaggcataataaatccgattaagtcacacacttgacatatgccattatcttaaaggagtaaaatcacatgatctgatcaactgaggatgtaggtgattttaccataggtggccggcgccatgaggagatgatttaggcaaaaaaaaaaaaacaattttgacaaaaatgccataggcgattattttaacagtgtgacgatattgaatgtgtgaatgaattgaAATGCCATTTGATTTATGCTTTGTCTATTGCTAATATCACTTTGCCTACAAACTGAATTTCCGCCATCTTTTGAATGTAATTATTCTGTTCATTTGCCactattacttattattattgccattattattactgtcGACCGGGTGCTAGAGAGGGATAATGGAAGGCACATTATGGGGCACTGTTTGTTCGAGTTCTGTACGCTTGTACATGTGTAGGTAGGTTTGTATGTGTATATGAATGcgaaacaagttttttttttttaaacaaaatatgtacataaaACTGTTTGTAACACAAAAGGTGAAAGGGCATGCGTCttatttaaaatgatacacataCAATTTGAATGTACTTGTACATTGGCTCATACTTAAAGTTTAACAGCCCTACAACAAATTCTACCTCCATTAAAACTATAGTACTTACTTCGTACTATAGTGCCTTGTGCTTATTTTCAAGGCTTAGTTTGTATATGCTGAGACGTAATGTCTAATAATCATCTATGGGCTTTTAAGATAAAAATTATCATTAAAACCTTCACAAAAGTAGCATTAATTGCATGACTGTTGTATTCATCTCCAATTAGTTTTAGCtgagtttatttattcaacTCTCTGATGGATTAATCAAAACATATAGTTGCACAACttcaaaaatgtagttaaaaatcttttaatttatttatacatatatttatatatgtacacatttaCTTACCTATTCTTGTAAAGACAAGAAACACACTGTCAAATTCATTGTTAGTTATTGGTGGCACAATTGAGACACTAGTTCACCAGAGTCCCCAGGCTGATCCAGTAATGTAATAATCCCCAAATTAATCTGTTCTTTTCCCTTGCCTTAATTGTAAAGCAAACTGAAGAGAGATCAATATTTCACTCTATTAGCTTTTAAATCTGGAGGCAAAGGAGAAGACAGATGTCAGGGAGTGTAGTGAATACAACATAACTAAcatttcataaatatttttgttttaaaatgtagtaCATTTGTTTTGTCTCGACGGGGTCTGGTAAACCTGTCATTCCCTGTCAAAGTCACCTGCAACCATGTGAATAACcatttcacttgttttgatGCAACCCAATTTGGGTCACACCCACAAGCCTGAGGCTCTCTTAAGAGCCTTTCCTGTCGTCTTTTCCATATTCATAAAATATAGTGAATATTAGAAAGCGgagtatatttaacatttttaccaGTATTTATATATTAGGTAGTGTGACCAGACATAGAAACACTCATCTTACAGCCTGCATTTCTTGCATCTTATCCCTCTTGTGCTCTAGCAGACGTGCTTGTGTCTTTACCCAGTGGGCTAAAACATCTGAAGTCTATGTTGGTTTCATATTCAAGGAGTCCATGGTTTCAAACCAAATCCCTGGCCCTTTGTTactctaatttaaaaaaagacattggttggttggctggttgctTTGGATTATAGGcaacttgtaagttaataaaaGACATTTTGCACCATGGTGCTAGTATAGTTGCAATTacactaaaataagaaaaagaaatcccttttgaaaatgaaatacCTGCATCATCATGGTTGCTTCAAACCAGAGATCATGAATTTGGATGGAACCCTGTTAATAGTCTTAAAGTCTATAACCCTTACCTACGTAGAAAGTTtgaagtgggtttttttttccacaaggTATGTGTATACTCACCCTTGTTAACTCAGTCCTTGTTATACATAACATGTACTTAATTGTGATTACAAATGATGATATGCACATAGCTTACAgtcataaacaaaaaataaaaagcatataATGCATTGTATATAGTCCAAACAGTACATTCCCCCCCCCATAACAGTCCCTTAGTCTTCAACTTAGTCCTTTGTACTCCTTCATAGtgttgtaaactttttttatgaaaaaacaaaaacttaagtctttttaaaaaaatgtactgcCACTAATTGCATGACGGATCGGTGCGTTGGGTATGTGCTGCATGCTGGCCTCTAGTGGCAAAGACTGGGAGTTGTGCTACAGGAAAGGGTTGGTTGAACCACCTGCAGGGAATGACCCGGCTGGAGCTCCCGCCTGAAATTGAGAACAAGTCAGACTTTAGACGCCAACAGACAACAATATCCTCATAATTAGCTATTTTTGCACTAAAATCGATgattacatttgttttgttaaacTGATAAAACCACCATACTTAATCcgttatttcccttttttttttaacccaaaatgTTGGGAAAACAAAAGGTAATGCATGCTCACCATGAATGGGTTATTGGACATGCCCGGGCCAGCCATGGGCTGCCCAAAAGGCGTCATGGAGGGCTTGTTTTGAGCGTAGACTGGGAATGCAGGGCCTAGGAGTGATACAGAGAAAGGGTTTTACAACAGGTTGAGTCTTCTTTCTACAGCAGTTAAGCaatttaataatatttcattGCAACTGTTATATCAAGAGGCAATAAAGAGCAGGCTATAAAGAGTGAAAATATAAGCATCTTTTTATACTACGAGTTAATTTTTAAAAGCTCTAAGGGACTAAAACTGtaagaggagaaaaaataacaaacgaGCCAAGCCCAGCATGCCAGATTGCATTCAGGTACTAAACAGAGCCTTATGAGTGATGTCAGATTTCTTCATTGTGCGTGAGCTTTGCAATATGTTGAACCCTAAAACTTTGTACCCTAAATGCAACCTTTTGTCACTGTGCAGTAGCTGCCACTGACACTGCCTTTTAATTTGCTGCAGCAAGACAAACACAATTCCCAATGCAGATGGCCATCATAAAGATAAGGCCATCATTAAGAGAAAGATGACATAAGGAAAATGCTGCATGTGACTCAAATCAGTGACAGGTACTGCACAGGTGGAACAGGGTGAGAGGACAGAGGGATGTGGGAGGCCACTAACCATTAGACTGAGGGTGGTAGGCCCCAGGTTGAGAGTAAGGGATGGGAGCCTGGCCAGGGAATTGCTGCTGGAAGTTTCCGCTGAAACTGGTCGGGAGGCAGTAGGAAGACGCATTCCCAAAGCCGGCAG is part of the Centropristis striata isolate RG_2023a ecotype Rhode Island chromosome 11, C.striata_1.0, whole genome shotgun sequence genome and encodes:
- the fbxo36b gene encoding F-box only protein 36b produces the protein MMASLLADLLFETSGRGPPPNNNFYHFAVTKSEAIWRWWKISPRAVDRYSKPGELKESHQDFLDDTSLHSEVSMVFGPRILQYTKALCQGHYDYLDHLSDSLLLKIINYLELEDVGQLGRTSRRFRQLCGSEEFWEQAVKRRCNTVSAELASLALEVGWRSIFFTSKLQLQKLISRRRLKTDEYHEGQASDSDTKTEESLDESSDTDQTSSSEGESQLDIIQDLSLGIDPGPGSDSGTCCDVDPRPNPEPEAGSNSSVPVPCQLFVDIKKCVVETAVQSSAPSNSRGDCLAELDETMS